In Scleropages formosus chromosome 10, fSclFor1.1, whole genome shotgun sequence, a single genomic region encodes these proteins:
- the sgsm2 gene encoding small G protein signaling modulator 2 isoform X3 — protein sequence MVGRQCIQQGVPCRFTFCPFPTNRLSGCACESPADTLHLIPVGPCALEYTKLKTSDHFWTDPSANELVQRHRIHGAHRGQDTTQGRRPALGIRKRQSSGSMSEDRFAASAREYVESLHQNSHTHLLYGKNNVLVQPKKDMEVLRGYLSLHQAAENLTLKWTPNQLINGTLGDCDLEKSIYWDYALTVPLRQIVCLHCHQRPDCGGTLVLVSQDGIQRPPLHFPPGGHLLAFLSCLESGLLPRGQLEPPLWSQRGKGKVFPKLKKRNSTARLVEQDAAAEEEVAADYVFRIVYPGHRHDSITINYHHTTGSRAPSLDDDEEEDDRLHAMISMICSRNLTDPSVMKDHGELMEAQGIGCSPLSWQQGECSSHVSCLSCSTGGSNASFELPPGCTCIHDRIPLKMLCQNMKRQIVSRAFYGWLAYCRHLSTVRTHLSALVNHNIVPPDRPCEASGGLSKDMWSKYQKDCKNYKELELLRLVYYGGVEHEIRKEVWPFLLGHYKFGMGKKDMIQIDEKIAARYQQVMREWKACEVIVKQREKETQSAIFAKLSSGSSIDSHVLRLIHRDSTISNEVFMSVDEPDAGGQDTPGGSDNTPTLSTVVPPSALAPDERPLVEFDSPDSGLPSSRNYSVTSGHSQLMSSIEDSQSTEEEPTEEGRPNDTLGERSREDSLSEERLCSQLDKLGTSGEGVPVSLSSYTIELLDTVALNLHRIDKDVQRCDRNYYYFTPANLEKLRNIMCSYVWEHLEVGYVQGMCDLLAPLMVILDDECLAYSCFTQLMKRMSQNFPNGGAMDTHFANMRSLIQILDSELFELMHQNGDYTHFYFCYRWFLLDFKRELLYEDVFAVWEVIWVAHRISSQHFVLFIALALVEVYRDIILDNNMDFTDIIKFFNEMAERHDVQHILRIARELVHKVQTLIENK from the exons ATGGTAGGGAGACAATGCATCCAGCAGGGTGTCCCGTGTCGATTCACTTTCTGCCCGTTTCCTACCAACCGACTGTCTGGGTGTGCCTGCGAGAGCCCTGCAGATACTTTGCATCTCATCCCAG TTGGTCCTTGTGCGCTGGAGTACACCAAGCTGAAGACATCAGACCACTTCTGGACCGACCCCTCAGCTAATGAGCTAGTCCAGCGCCACCGGATCCACGGGGCCCACCGGGGCCAGGATACAACCCAAGGCCGTCGGCCTGCTCTGGGG ATTCGCAAGCGCCAGTCCAGCGGCAGCATGTCGGAGGACCGGTTTGCGGCTTCCGCGCGGGAGTATGTGGAGTCGCTGCACCAGAACTCCCACACGCATCTCCTCTACGGCAAGAACAACGTGTTGGTACAGCCG AAGAAGGACATGGAGGTGCTCCGGGGATATCTGTCCCTCCACCAGGCTGCGGAGAACCTCACCTTAAAGTGGACCCCCAACCAGCTGATCAACGGCACCCTGGGCGACTGCGACCTGGAAAAGAG CATCTACTGGGACTACGCTCTGACCGTGCCTCTCAGGCAGATTGTGTGCCTCCACTGCCACCAGCGTC cgGACTGCGGTGGAACTCTGGTGCTGGTGAGTCAAGATGGCATCCAGCGCCCCCCGCTGCACTTCCCCCCCGGGGGCCACTTGCTTGCCTTCCTGTCCTGCCTGGAGAGCGGCCTATTGCCCCGGGGCCAGCTGGAGCCCCCGCTCTGGTCACAGCGAGGCAAG GGCAAGGTCTTCCCTAAGCTGAAGAAACGGAACAGCACGGCTCGCCTGGTGGAGCAGGATGCCGCGGCGGAAGAAGAGGTGGCTGCCGACTACGTCTTCCGCATCGTCTACCCCGGCCATCGCCACGATTCCA TCACTATAAACTACCACCACACGACAGGCAGTCGCGCTCCCTCGCTGGAcgacgacgaggaggaggacgatAGACTTCACGCAATGATCTCAATGATCTGCTCGCGGAACCTCACAGATCCTAGTGTCATGAAAG ACCACGGGGAGCTAATGGAGGCGCAGGGCATCGGGTGCAGCCCGTTGTCATGGCAGCAGGGCGAGTGCTCCAGCCACGTGTCATGCCTCTCCTGCTCCACCGGGGGCAGCAATGCATCCTTTGAGCTGCCTCCAGGCTGCACGTGCATCCATGACCG AATACCCCTGAAGATGCTCTGCCAGAACATGAAGCGACAGATCGTCTCCAGAGCTTTCTACGGCT GGCTGGCATATTGCAGGCACCTGTCCACTGTGAGAACGCACCTTTCAGCTCTGGTCAACCACAACATTGTCCCGCCGGACAGGCCCTGCGAGGCGTCTGGTGGCCTCAGCAAGGACATGTGGAGCAAGTACCAGAAGGACTGCAAG AACTacaaggagctggagctgctgcgGTTGGTGTATTATGGAGGGGTGGAGCATGAGATAAggaaggaggtgtggcctttcCTGCTGGGACACTACAAGTTCGGCATGGGGAAGAAGGACATGATACAG ATCGATGAGAAAATCGCCGCCCGATACCAGCAGGTGATGCGTGAGTGGAAGGCGTGTGAGGTGATCGTGAAACAGCGGGAGAAGGAGACCCAGTCCGCCATCTTCGCCAAGCTGTCCTCAGGCAGCAGCATTGACAGCCATGTCCTGCGCCTCATCCACAGGGACTCCACTATCAGCAACGAG GTGTTCATGTCTGTGGACGAGCCGGACGCGGGCGGTCAGGACACCCCCGGGGGGAGCGACAACACACCCACCCTGTCCACCGTGGTGCCCCCGTCGGCCCTGGCACCTGACGAGAGGCCCCTGGTGGAGTTCGACTCCCCCGACTCGGGGCTGCCCTCCTCCCGCAACTACTCGGTGACGTCGGGTCACTCGCAGCTCATGTCCAGCATCGAGGACAGCCAGAGCACGGAGGAAGAGCCGACGGAGGAGGGGCGGCCGAACGACACGCTGGGAGAGCGGAGCCGGGAGGACTCCCTGAGCGAGGAGCGGCTCTGCAGCCAGCTGGACAAGCTGGGGACCAGCGGCGAGGGCGTCCCCGTCTCTTTGTCCTCTTACACG ATCGAGCTGTTGGACACGGTGGCTCTGAACCTGCATCGCATAGACAAGGACGTCCAGCGCTGCGACCGCAACTACTACTACTTCACCCCTGCCAATCTGGAGAAGCTGCGCAACATCATGTGCAG CTACGTGTGGGAACACCTGGAGGTCGGATACGTCCAGGGCATGTGTGACCTTCTGGCCCCCCTCATGGTCATCCTGGACGACG AGTGCCTGGCATACAGCTGTTTCACCCAGCTGATGAAGAGGATGAGTCAGAACTTCCCTAACGGTGGCGCTATGGACACCCACTTTGCCAACATGAGGTCTTTAATCCAG ATCCTTGACTCTGAGCTCTTTGAGCTGATGCACCAGAATGGAGATTACACCCACTTCTACTTCTGCTACCGCTGGTTCCTGCTGGACTTCAAGAGAG AGCTGCTCTACGAGGACGTGTTCGCCGTCTGGGAGGTGATCTGGGTGGCCCATCGCATCTCCTCGCAGCACTTTGTGCTCTTCATCGCCTTGGCGCTAGTGGAGGTCTACAGGGATATCATCCTGGACAACAACATGGACTTCACGGACATCATCAAGTTCTTCAACG AGATGGCGGAGCGCCACGACGTGCAGCACATCCTGCGGATCGCCAGGGAGTTGGTGCACAAGGTCCAGACCCTCATTGAGAACAAGTGA
- the sgsm2 gene encoding small G protein signaling modulator 2 isoform X2 produces the protein MGSTTDEEFKEKLLWNVKREVKQIMEEAVTKKFVHEDSSHVIALCSTVEACLGHLLKRRAAGFLRSDKIAALFTKVGKVHATTAEVCRKVQEQLQQQAEATRRVQSTGPEPLRRQGSSAGRAPQPLSAQAIKHIWVRTALFEKVLDKVVQFIVENCSKYYEKEALMHDPVYGPILSALLVGPCALEYTKLKTSDHFWTDPSANELVQRHRIHGAHRGQDTTQGRRPALGIRKRQSSGSMSEDRFAASAREYVESLHQNSHTHLLYGKNNVLVQPKKDMEVLRGYLSLHQAAENLTLKWTPNQLINGTLGDCDLEKSIYWDYALTVPLRQIVCLHCHQRPDCGGTLVLVSQDGIQRPPLHFPPGGHLLAFLSCLESGLLPRGQLEPPLWSQRGKGKVFPKLKKRNSTARLVEQDAAAEEEVAADYVFRIVYPGHRHDSNHGELMEAQGIGCSPLSWQQGECSSHVSCLSCSTGGSNASFELPPGCTCIHDRIPLKMLCQNMKRQIVSRAFYGWLAYCRHLSTVRTHLSALVNHNIVPPDRPCEASGGLSKDMWSKYQKDCKNYKELELLRLVYYGGVEHEIRKEVWPFLLGHYKFGMGKKDMIQIDEKIAARYQQVMREWKACEVIVKQREKETQSAIFAKLSSGSSIDSHVLRLIHRDSTISNEVFMSVDEPDAGGQDTPGGSDNTPTLSTVVPPSALAPDERPLVEFDSPDSGLPSSRNYSVTSGHSQLMSSIEDSQSTEEEPTEEGRPNDTLGERSREDSLSEERLCSQLDKLGTSGEGVPVSLSSYTIELLDTVALNLHRIDKDVQRCDRNYYYFTPANLEKLRNIMCSYVWEHLEVGYVQGMCDLLAPLMVILDDECLAYSCFTQLMKRMSQNFPNGGAMDTHFANMRSLIQILDSELFELMHQNGDYTHFYFCYRWFLLDFKRELLYEDVFAVWEVIWVAHRISSQHFVLFIALALVEVYRDIILDNNMDFTDIIKFFNEMAERHDVQHILRIARELVHKVQTLIENK, from the exons gcACTGTCGAGGCGTGTCTCGGCCACTTGTTGAAGCGGAGGGCGGCGGGCTTTCTGCGCAGCGACAAGATTGCGGCGCTCTTCACCAAGGTGGGCAAGGTGCACGCCACGACCGCGGAGGTGTGCCGCAAGgtgcaggagcagctgcagcagcaggccgAGGCCACCAG GAGGGTACAGAGCACAGGCCCGGAGCCCCTAAGGCGGCAGGGCTCATCGGCCGGTCGCGCCCCCCAGCCCCTTTCTGCTCAGGCCATCAAGCACATCTGGGTGCGCACCGCGCTCTTTGAGAAGGTGCTGGATAAAGTGGTCCAGTTCATCGTGGAAAACTGCAG TAAGTACTACGAGAAGGAGGCCCTGATGCACGATCCAGTCTACGGGCCCATTCTATCAGCTCTGCTGG TTGGTCCTTGTGCGCTGGAGTACACCAAGCTGAAGACATCAGACCACTTCTGGACCGACCCCTCAGCTAATGAGCTAGTCCAGCGCCACCGGATCCACGGGGCCCACCGGGGCCAGGATACAACCCAAGGCCGTCGGCCTGCTCTGGGG ATTCGCAAGCGCCAGTCCAGCGGCAGCATGTCGGAGGACCGGTTTGCGGCTTCCGCGCGGGAGTATGTGGAGTCGCTGCACCAGAACTCCCACACGCATCTCCTCTACGGCAAGAACAACGTGTTGGTACAGCCG AAGAAGGACATGGAGGTGCTCCGGGGATATCTGTCCCTCCACCAGGCTGCGGAGAACCTCACCTTAAAGTGGACCCCCAACCAGCTGATCAACGGCACCCTGGGCGACTGCGACCTGGAAAAGAG CATCTACTGGGACTACGCTCTGACCGTGCCTCTCAGGCAGATTGTGTGCCTCCACTGCCACCAGCGTC cgGACTGCGGTGGAACTCTGGTGCTGGTGAGTCAAGATGGCATCCAGCGCCCCCCGCTGCACTTCCCCCCCGGGGGCCACTTGCTTGCCTTCCTGTCCTGCCTGGAGAGCGGCCTATTGCCCCGGGGCCAGCTGGAGCCCCCGCTCTGGTCACAGCGAGGCAAG GGCAAGGTCTTCCCTAAGCTGAAGAAACGGAACAGCACGGCTCGCCTGGTGGAGCAGGATGCCGCGGCGGAAGAAGAGGTGGCTGCCGACTACGTCTTCCGCATCGTCTACCCCGGCCATCGCCACGATTCCA ACCACGGGGAGCTAATGGAGGCGCAGGGCATCGGGTGCAGCCCGTTGTCATGGCAGCAGGGCGAGTGCTCCAGCCACGTGTCATGCCTCTCCTGCTCCACCGGGGGCAGCAATGCATCCTTTGAGCTGCCTCCAGGCTGCACGTGCATCCATGACCG AATACCCCTGAAGATGCTCTGCCAGAACATGAAGCGACAGATCGTCTCCAGAGCTTTCTACGGCT GGCTGGCATATTGCAGGCACCTGTCCACTGTGAGAACGCACCTTTCAGCTCTGGTCAACCACAACATTGTCCCGCCGGACAGGCCCTGCGAGGCGTCTGGTGGCCTCAGCAAGGACATGTGGAGCAAGTACCAGAAGGACTGCAAG AACTacaaggagctggagctgctgcgGTTGGTGTATTATGGAGGGGTGGAGCATGAGATAAggaaggaggtgtggcctttcCTGCTGGGACACTACAAGTTCGGCATGGGGAAGAAGGACATGATACAG ATCGATGAGAAAATCGCCGCCCGATACCAGCAGGTGATGCGTGAGTGGAAGGCGTGTGAGGTGATCGTGAAACAGCGGGAGAAGGAGACCCAGTCCGCCATCTTCGCCAAGCTGTCCTCAGGCAGCAGCATTGACAGCCATGTCCTGCGCCTCATCCACAGGGACTCCACTATCAGCAACGAG GTGTTCATGTCTGTGGACGAGCCGGACGCGGGCGGTCAGGACACCCCCGGGGGGAGCGACAACACACCCACCCTGTCCACCGTGGTGCCCCCGTCGGCCCTGGCACCTGACGAGAGGCCCCTGGTGGAGTTCGACTCCCCCGACTCGGGGCTGCCCTCCTCCCGCAACTACTCGGTGACGTCGGGTCACTCGCAGCTCATGTCCAGCATCGAGGACAGCCAGAGCACGGAGGAAGAGCCGACGGAGGAGGGGCGGCCGAACGACACGCTGGGAGAGCGGAGCCGGGAGGACTCCCTGAGCGAGGAGCGGCTCTGCAGCCAGCTGGACAAGCTGGGGACCAGCGGCGAGGGCGTCCCCGTCTCTTTGTCCTCTTACACG ATCGAGCTGTTGGACACGGTGGCTCTGAACCTGCATCGCATAGACAAGGACGTCCAGCGCTGCGACCGCAACTACTACTACTTCACCCCTGCCAATCTGGAGAAGCTGCGCAACATCATGTGCAG CTACGTGTGGGAACACCTGGAGGTCGGATACGTCCAGGGCATGTGTGACCTTCTGGCCCCCCTCATGGTCATCCTGGACGACG AGTGCCTGGCATACAGCTGTTTCACCCAGCTGATGAAGAGGATGAGTCAGAACTTCCCTAACGGTGGCGCTATGGACACCCACTTTGCCAACATGAGGTCTTTAATCCAG ATCCTTGACTCTGAGCTCTTTGAGCTGATGCACCAGAATGGAGATTACACCCACTTCTACTTCTGCTACCGCTGGTTCCTGCTGGACTTCAAGAGAG AGCTGCTCTACGAGGACGTGTTCGCCGTCTGGGAGGTGATCTGGGTGGCCCATCGCATCTCCTCGCAGCACTTTGTGCTCTTCATCGCCTTGGCGCTAGTGGAGGTCTACAGGGATATCATCCTGGACAACAACATGGACTTCACGGACATCATCAAGTTCTTCAACG AGATGGCGGAGCGCCACGACGTGCAGCACATCCTGCGGATCGCCAGGGAGTTGGTGCACAAGGTCCAGACCCTCATTGAGAACAAGTGA
- the sgsm2 gene encoding small G protein signaling modulator 2 isoform X1: MGSTTDEEFKEKLLWNVKREVKQIMEEAVTKKFVHEDSSHVIALCSTVEACLGHLLKRRAAGFLRSDKIAALFTKVGKVHATTAEVCRKVQEQLQQQAEATRRVQSTGPEPLRRQGSSAGRAPQPLSAQAIKHIWVRTALFEKVLDKVVQFIVENCSKYYEKEALMHDPVYGPILSALLVGPCALEYTKLKTSDHFWTDPSANELVQRHRIHGAHRGQDTTQGRRPALGIRKRQSSGSMSEDRFAASAREYVESLHQNSHTHLLYGKNNVLVQPKKDMEVLRGYLSLHQAAENLTLKWTPNQLINGTLGDCDLEKSIYWDYALTVPLRQIVCLHCHQRPDCGGTLVLVSQDGIQRPPLHFPPGGHLLAFLSCLESGLLPRGQLEPPLWSQRGKGKVFPKLKKRNSTARLVEQDAAAEEEVAADYVFRIVYPGHRHDSITINYHHTTGSRAPSLDDDEEEDDRLHAMISMICSRNLTDPSVMKDHGELMEAQGIGCSPLSWQQGECSSHVSCLSCSTGGSNASFELPPGCTCIHDRIPLKMLCQNMKRQIVSRAFYGWLAYCRHLSTVRTHLSALVNHNIVPPDRPCEASGGLSKDMWSKYQKDCKNYKELELLRLVYYGGVEHEIRKEVWPFLLGHYKFGMGKKDMIQIDEKIAARYQQVMREWKACEVIVKQREKETQSAIFAKLSSGSSIDSHVLRLIHRDSTISNEVFMSVDEPDAGGQDTPGGSDNTPTLSTVVPPSALAPDERPLVEFDSPDSGLPSSRNYSVTSGHSQLMSSIEDSQSTEEEPTEEGRPNDTLGERSREDSLSEERLCSQLDKLGTSGEGVPVSLSSYTIELLDTVALNLHRIDKDVQRCDRNYYYFTPANLEKLRNIMCSYVWEHLEVGYVQGMCDLLAPLMVILDDECLAYSCFTQLMKRMSQNFPNGGAMDTHFANMRSLIQILDSELFELMHQNGDYTHFYFCYRWFLLDFKRELLYEDVFAVWEVIWVAHRISSQHFVLFIALALVEVYRDIILDNNMDFTDIIKFFNEMAERHDVQHILRIARELVHKVQTLIENK, from the exons gcACTGTCGAGGCGTGTCTCGGCCACTTGTTGAAGCGGAGGGCGGCGGGCTTTCTGCGCAGCGACAAGATTGCGGCGCTCTTCACCAAGGTGGGCAAGGTGCACGCCACGACCGCGGAGGTGTGCCGCAAGgtgcaggagcagctgcagcagcaggccgAGGCCACCAG GAGGGTACAGAGCACAGGCCCGGAGCCCCTAAGGCGGCAGGGCTCATCGGCCGGTCGCGCCCCCCAGCCCCTTTCTGCTCAGGCCATCAAGCACATCTGGGTGCGCACCGCGCTCTTTGAGAAGGTGCTGGATAAAGTGGTCCAGTTCATCGTGGAAAACTGCAG TAAGTACTACGAGAAGGAGGCCCTGATGCACGATCCAGTCTACGGGCCCATTCTATCAGCTCTGCTGG TTGGTCCTTGTGCGCTGGAGTACACCAAGCTGAAGACATCAGACCACTTCTGGACCGACCCCTCAGCTAATGAGCTAGTCCAGCGCCACCGGATCCACGGGGCCCACCGGGGCCAGGATACAACCCAAGGCCGTCGGCCTGCTCTGGGG ATTCGCAAGCGCCAGTCCAGCGGCAGCATGTCGGAGGACCGGTTTGCGGCTTCCGCGCGGGAGTATGTGGAGTCGCTGCACCAGAACTCCCACACGCATCTCCTCTACGGCAAGAACAACGTGTTGGTACAGCCG AAGAAGGACATGGAGGTGCTCCGGGGATATCTGTCCCTCCACCAGGCTGCGGAGAACCTCACCTTAAAGTGGACCCCCAACCAGCTGATCAACGGCACCCTGGGCGACTGCGACCTGGAAAAGAG CATCTACTGGGACTACGCTCTGACCGTGCCTCTCAGGCAGATTGTGTGCCTCCACTGCCACCAGCGTC cgGACTGCGGTGGAACTCTGGTGCTGGTGAGTCAAGATGGCATCCAGCGCCCCCCGCTGCACTTCCCCCCCGGGGGCCACTTGCTTGCCTTCCTGTCCTGCCTGGAGAGCGGCCTATTGCCCCGGGGCCAGCTGGAGCCCCCGCTCTGGTCACAGCGAGGCAAG GGCAAGGTCTTCCCTAAGCTGAAGAAACGGAACAGCACGGCTCGCCTGGTGGAGCAGGATGCCGCGGCGGAAGAAGAGGTGGCTGCCGACTACGTCTTCCGCATCGTCTACCCCGGCCATCGCCACGATTCCA TCACTATAAACTACCACCACACGACAGGCAGTCGCGCTCCCTCGCTGGAcgacgacgaggaggaggacgatAGACTTCACGCAATGATCTCAATGATCTGCTCGCGGAACCTCACAGATCCTAGTGTCATGAAAG ACCACGGGGAGCTAATGGAGGCGCAGGGCATCGGGTGCAGCCCGTTGTCATGGCAGCAGGGCGAGTGCTCCAGCCACGTGTCATGCCTCTCCTGCTCCACCGGGGGCAGCAATGCATCCTTTGAGCTGCCTCCAGGCTGCACGTGCATCCATGACCG AATACCCCTGAAGATGCTCTGCCAGAACATGAAGCGACAGATCGTCTCCAGAGCTTTCTACGGCT GGCTGGCATATTGCAGGCACCTGTCCACTGTGAGAACGCACCTTTCAGCTCTGGTCAACCACAACATTGTCCCGCCGGACAGGCCCTGCGAGGCGTCTGGTGGCCTCAGCAAGGACATGTGGAGCAAGTACCAGAAGGACTGCAAG AACTacaaggagctggagctgctgcgGTTGGTGTATTATGGAGGGGTGGAGCATGAGATAAggaaggaggtgtggcctttcCTGCTGGGACACTACAAGTTCGGCATGGGGAAGAAGGACATGATACAG ATCGATGAGAAAATCGCCGCCCGATACCAGCAGGTGATGCGTGAGTGGAAGGCGTGTGAGGTGATCGTGAAACAGCGGGAGAAGGAGACCCAGTCCGCCATCTTCGCCAAGCTGTCCTCAGGCAGCAGCATTGACAGCCATGTCCTGCGCCTCATCCACAGGGACTCCACTATCAGCAACGAG GTGTTCATGTCTGTGGACGAGCCGGACGCGGGCGGTCAGGACACCCCCGGGGGGAGCGACAACACACCCACCCTGTCCACCGTGGTGCCCCCGTCGGCCCTGGCACCTGACGAGAGGCCCCTGGTGGAGTTCGACTCCCCCGACTCGGGGCTGCCCTCCTCCCGCAACTACTCGGTGACGTCGGGTCACTCGCAGCTCATGTCCAGCATCGAGGACAGCCAGAGCACGGAGGAAGAGCCGACGGAGGAGGGGCGGCCGAACGACACGCTGGGAGAGCGGAGCCGGGAGGACTCCCTGAGCGAGGAGCGGCTCTGCAGCCAGCTGGACAAGCTGGGGACCAGCGGCGAGGGCGTCCCCGTCTCTTTGTCCTCTTACACG ATCGAGCTGTTGGACACGGTGGCTCTGAACCTGCATCGCATAGACAAGGACGTCCAGCGCTGCGACCGCAACTACTACTACTTCACCCCTGCCAATCTGGAGAAGCTGCGCAACATCATGTGCAG CTACGTGTGGGAACACCTGGAGGTCGGATACGTCCAGGGCATGTGTGACCTTCTGGCCCCCCTCATGGTCATCCTGGACGACG AGTGCCTGGCATACAGCTGTTTCACCCAGCTGATGAAGAGGATGAGTCAGAACTTCCCTAACGGTGGCGCTATGGACACCCACTTTGCCAACATGAGGTCTTTAATCCAG ATCCTTGACTCTGAGCTCTTTGAGCTGATGCACCAGAATGGAGATTACACCCACTTCTACTTCTGCTACCGCTGGTTCCTGCTGGACTTCAAGAGAG AGCTGCTCTACGAGGACGTGTTCGCCGTCTGGGAGGTGATCTGGGTGGCCCATCGCATCTCCTCGCAGCACTTTGTGCTCTTCATCGCCTTGGCGCTAGTGGAGGTCTACAGGGATATCATCCTGGACAACAACATGGACTTCACGGACATCATCAAGTTCTTCAACG AGATGGCGGAGCGCCACGACGTGCAGCACATCCTGCGGATCGCCAGGGAGTTGGTGCACAAGGTCCAGACCCTCATTGAGAACAAGTGA